From a single Anaerolineales bacterium genomic region:
- a CDS encoding cytochrome b/b6 domain-containing protein, whose translation MMNKPKRYHPVQVTLHWLVVLLVVVAFVMGKSMSGLPNDDAKLNPLALHMAVGSTILLVIVYRFVMRQRLPKPEHVTAGNAIFDWVGKAVHHALYLLVFLMAVSGMSLSIQAGLAPIVFGGSGILPADFFDFTARMLHGLIAPALVLTVLLHVGAAFYHQFMLKDNLLARMWYGK comes from the coding sequence ATGATGAACAAGCCAAAACGTTATCATCCTGTTCAAGTTACATTGCATTGGCTGGTTGTGCTTCTGGTGGTAGTTGCCTTTGTGATGGGCAAATCCATGAGCGGGCTGCCGAACGATGATGCCAAACTCAACCCGTTGGCATTGCACATGGCAGTGGGAAGCACCATATTGCTGGTCATTGTCTATCGGTTTGTCATGCGCCAACGACTGCCCAAACCGGAACATGTTACAGCCGGCAATGCCATCTTCGATTGGGTTGGCAAGGCGGTTCACCATGCCTTATATCTGTTGGTTTTCTTGATGGCGGTCAGTGGCATGTCGCTTTCCATTCAGGCTGGGCTTGCCCCAATTGTATTTGGAGGATCGGGCATCCTTCCCGCGGACTTCTTCGACTTCACAGCGCGGATGCTGCACGGCTTGATTGCCCCCGCATTGGTATTGACCGTACTATTGCATGTCGGTGCGGCCTTCTATCATCAGTTTATGCTCAAGGATAACCTCCTCGCCCGCATGTGGTATGGAAAGTAG
- a CDS encoding cytochrome D1 domain-containing protein, with amino-acid sequence MKSKLMYVFVFMGLALIIWACAPTRELESFEAVELEPQAVTDAFTKGGCGACHAIPGIPGAVGIIGPDLSSARTVADGHLSVGLYKGQADNVEDFLLESIIDPEAFLSQNCPTGICQPGLMPATLKDTLTNTEIRLIVGYLATLPGGETIMENANVVVDTSDADVDLSEEDFSWAKQTFFDRCAGCHGTMRKGATGPALTPDLTLPKGTIALASIIYNGTLKGMPDWGKQGFFTQEQTEIMAKYLQNEPPTPPEMSMEQMKATWQVFVAPEDRPTEPQTARNWENYFSVTLRDAGQVAIIDGSTYEIVAKVDTGYAVHISRMSATGRYVYVIGRDGKLALVDLWMEIPEKVAEIQTCYDARSVEVSKYNGELGDFTDTYAIVGCYWPSHFTILDGQTLEPMKITSVRGYTADTNTYVGDPRVAAIVSSEYKPEWIVNVKETGQVWLVNYQDPMNPTVKMISSALYLHDGGWESTKRYFMVAANQSNKIVVVDALEGDLEAMVDTPEIPHPGRGANWIDPEFGPVWGTSHLGSTSFIAIGTDPEGHPDSAWKVVRNLELPGAGSLFIKTHPNSNWIWADLVLNSDEVLQRTICVIAKEDPTKTYKCWEAADYGRAVHFEYNQDGTEVWVSIWGSADQPGKTGEIVVYNDETLEEITRIKDLITPTGKFNVYNTVHEVY; translated from the coding sequence ATGAAATCGAAACTTATGTATGTTTTTGTTTTTATGGGGCTTGCCTTGATTATTTGGGCATGTGCCCCGACTCGGGAATTGGAATCCTTTGAAGCAGTAGAGCTGGAACCGCAAGCAGTAACAGATGCCTTCACCAAGGGCGGATGCGGCGCCTGTCATGCAATTCCTGGAATCCCCGGTGCGGTCGGCATCATCGGCCCTGACCTTTCCAGTGCCAGAACTGTTGCGGATGGACATTTATCAGTTGGTTTATACAAGGGGCAGGCAGATAATGTCGAGGATTTCCTGCTGGAATCCATCATTGACCCTGAAGCTTTTCTATCACAGAACTGTCCCACCGGCATATGCCAACCCGGTCTCATGCCTGCAACCCTCAAAGATACACTCACCAATACGGAGATTCGCCTAATCGTCGGCTACCTTGCCACCCTGCCCGGCGGTGAAACCATCATGGAAAATGCAAATGTAGTGGTGGACACTTCCGACGCTGATGTCGACCTCTCAGAAGAAGATTTTTCCTGGGCAAAACAAACCTTCTTTGACCGCTGTGCTGGCTGTCATGGAACCATGCGCAAGGGTGCCACTGGTCCTGCCCTGACCCCCGACCTGACCCTGCCAAAAGGAACAATCGCCTTAGCGTCAATCATTTACAACGGTACCCTCAAAGGCATGCCTGATTGGGGCAAACAGGGTTTCTTTACGCAGGAACAAACCGAGATCATGGCAAAATACCTGCAGAATGAGCCACCCACGCCGCCAGAAATGTCGATGGAACAGATGAAAGCCACATGGCAGGTGTTCGTTGCACCGGAAGACCGCCCCACCGAACCGCAGACAGCCCGCAATTGGGAAAATTATTTCTCCGTCACCCTGCGCGATGCGGGGCAGGTCGCCATTATCGATGGCAGCACCTACGAAATCGTTGCTAAAGTTGATACCGGTTATGCCGTCCACATCTCGCGCATGTCCGCCACCGGGCGTTATGTCTATGTCATCGGACGCGATGGCAAACTGGCGCTTGTTGACTTATGGATGGAAATTCCCGAAAAAGTTGCAGAGATACAGACCTGCTACGACGCCCGCTCGGTGGAAGTAAGCAAATACAACGGCGAACTCGGCGACTTTACCGATACATACGCGATCGTCGGCTGTTACTGGCCCTCTCATTTCACAATCCTCGACGGGCAGACCCTGGAACCGATGAAAATCACCAGTGTGCGCGGCTACACTGCTGACACTAATACTTATGTCGGCGACCCACGTGTGGCTGCCATCGTTTCTTCTGAATACAAACCCGAGTGGATCGTTAACGTCAAGGAAACCGGGCAAGTCTGGCTGGTCAATTATCAGGACCCGATGAATCCCACCGTCAAAATGATCAGTTCCGCGCTCTACCTGCATGATGGCGGATGGGAATCCACAAAACGGTATTTCATGGTTGCGGCAAATCAATCCAACAAAATTGTTGTGGTTGATGCACTCGAAGGCGATCTTGAAGCAATGGTGGATACGCCCGAGATTCCCCACCCCGGTCGCGGCGCGAACTGGATCGACCCTGAATTCGGTCCTGTTTGGGGCACATCCCACCTTGGTTCGACCTCCTTCATCGCCATTGGCACGGACCCCGAGGGACATCCGGACAGCGCATGGAAGGTCGTCCGCAATCTCGAACTCCCCGGCGCGGGCAGTCTCTTCATCAAAACACACCCGAACAGTAATTGGATCTGGGCGGATCTCGTTCTCAATTCCGATGAAGTTCTCCAGCGCACGATCTGCGTGATTGCCAAGGAAGATCCAACCAAAACCTACAAATGCTGGGAGGCCGCGGACTATGGACGCGCCGTCCATTTTGAATACAACCAGGATGGCACCGAGGTCTGGGTGAGCATTTGGGGCAGCGCCGACCAACCCGGCAAAACCGGTGAGATCGTGGTCTACAACGATGAAACACTTGAGGAAATCACTCGCATAAAAGACCTCATCACTCCGACCGGAAAGTTCAACGTCTACAATACTGTTCACGAAGTGTACTAA
- a CDS encoding helix-turn-helix transcriptional regulator has protein sequence MSISIASDNNCKFQIRVNIFYSMDMLDTRTFVLLLSPCMSIWDRLLYLIGLRPTPGPRTYHFDASESLRVTLSTLSSDEGRPEHELIPDILAAGLTQYTANERLWDKWNSLSPRERDVAAFVCLGYTNRQIAARLNIAPDTVKDRLSSVFRKFDINRRNDLRALFSDWDFSEWERQR, from the coding sequence GTGAGTATCTCCATTGCGAGTGATAACAACTGCAAGTTCCAAATTCGTGTGAATATCTTTTATTCAATGGATATGCTTGACACAAGAACATTTGTTCTGTTATTATCCCCTTGTATGTCTATCTGGGATCGTCTTCTGTACCTGATAGGCCTGCGCCCAACGCCCGGTCCTCGAACCTACCATTTTGATGCGAGCGAAAGCCTGCGCGTCACGCTTTCCACCCTTTCCTCTGACGAAGGCCGTCCTGAACACGAATTGATCCCCGATATCCTGGCCGCAGGTCTGACCCAATACACCGCCAATGAGAGGTTGTGGGACAAGTGGAACTCCCTCTCACCCCGCGAACGGGATGTGGCCGCGTTCGTCTGCTTGGGCTACACCAACCGCCAGATCGCCGCCCGTTTGAACATTGCCCCGGATACCGTCAAGGACCGCCTGTCGTCCGTGTTCCGCAAGTTCGATATCAACCGGCGCAATGATCTGCGCGCCCTGTTCTCCGATTGGGATTTCAGCGAGTGGGAACGCCAGAGATAG
- a CDS encoding DUF2249 domain-containing protein → MSEDVTKTLDVRQIPPPQKHPVIFETFENLTPGKNFILVNDHDPKPLYYQFVHELEGQFTWEYLEQGPEIWRVQIGRPASS, encoded by the coding sequence ATGAGTGAAGATGTAACAAAAACTCTTGACGTACGACAAATCCCGCCGCCGCAAAAACACCCGGTAATCTTCGAGACCTTTGAGAACCTGACGCCGGGAAAAAACTTCATCTTAGTCAATGACCATGACCCGAAGCCTCTTTATTATCAGTTCGTTCACGAACTTGAGGGGCAGTTCACTTGGGAATATTTGGAACAAGGTCCTGAGATCTGGCGGGTGCAAATCGGCCGCCCTGCTTCAAGTTAA
- a CDS encoding cytochrome c, with product MKKVILLVIPMLLLAGCAFQDGGMGPGMGGHGMMERHHAEIPAEYAGLTNPFPADKESLERGGELYTVNCASCHGDGGMGDGPAGSTLDPAPSPLAHSSQMMADDYLFWRISEGGVPFGTSMPGWTVLDEQSRWNLVNYMRALGDGTVQPVSGVGGAAYDPDVQAAQQAEILVKAVKQDVITEEEAEIFTTVHDAVEQYRLAHPEVMQSGGNATEREAMILAALVEENVITQTQADAFTDIHNRLGNSGLMP from the coding sequence ATGAAAAAAGTTATCCTGCTTGTAATCCCAATGTTGCTTCTCGCTGGCTGTGCTTTTCAAGACGGCGGGATGGGTCCTGGAATGGGTGGACATGGCATGATGGAACGGCATCACGCCGAGATCCCTGCGGAGTATGCAGGGCTGACCAATCCCTTTCCTGCCGATAAGGAGTCGCTTGAACGGGGAGGTGAACTCTACACTGTGAATTGCGCCAGTTGTCATGGAGATGGCGGCATGGGGGATGGTCCTGCCGGCTCCACACTTGACCCCGCCCCTTCGCCCTTAGCGCATTCCAGTCAGATGATGGCGGATGATTATTTGTTCTGGCGTATCAGCGAAGGAGGGGTACCTTTTGGCACATCCATGCCTGGCTGGACGGTTCTTGACGAACAATCCCGTTGGAATCTGGTCAATTACATGCGCGCACTTGGCGATGGAACAGTTCAACCCGTCAGCGGCGTGGGCGGCGCAGCATATGATCCCGATGTCCAGGCTGCCCAACAAGCTGAGATTCTGGTGAAGGCTGTAAAACAGGATGTGATCACTGAAGAAGAGGCGGAAATATTCACAACTGTCCATGATGCGGTGGAGCAGTATCGACTTGCTCATCCGGAGGTCATGCAAAGCGGCGGAAATGCAACAGAGCGTGAAGCGATGATCCTGGCAGCCTTGGTTGAGGAAAATGTCATTACGCAAACTCAGGCAGATGCATTTACAGATATTCATAACCGCCTCGGCAACTCCGGTTTAATGCCCTAA
- a CDS encoding heavy-metal-associated domain-containing protein: MKKTLLRSQELSCPSCVAKIEGALKALGGVSEAKVFFNTGKIEVQHDPQIVKAEDLVKTVKSVGYEAREAIF, encoded by the coding sequence ATGAAAAAGACCCTTTTACGCAGTCAGGAACTCTCTTGCCCCTCGTGCGTCGCAAAGATCGAGGGCGCGCTCAAGGCGCTGGGCGGTGTCAGCGAGGCGAAGGTGTTTTTCAACACGGGCAAGATCGAGGTCCAGCATGACCCGCAGATTGTCAAAGCCGAGGACCTCGTCAAGACGGTGAAGTCGGTCGGGTACGAAGCACGCGAAGCCATATTTTAA
- a CDS encoding cupin domain-containing protein produces the protein MSDIYFLDTKSKAFFAADGPKPQFLIDTPQFKALVVGLEAGGQIPIHPGEAAMYHFLEGEGLMTVDDETFAITPGVTVVVPSGAKRGMNAKTRVVFLGAKGEQ, from the coding sequence ATGTCCGACATCTATTTCTTAGACACAAAATCAAAGGCGTTCTTTGCAGCGGATGGACCGAAACCACAGTTTCTGATCGACACGCCGCAGTTCAAGGCGTTAGTCGTCGGGCTGGAGGCGGGCGGGCAAATTCCCATCCACCCTGGAGAGGCGGCGATGTATCATTTTCTCGAAGGCGAAGGGTTGATGACAGTCGACGATGAAACCTTTGCCATTACACCAGGCGTGACGGTGGTTGTGCCGAGCGGCGCGAAACGCGGCATGAATGCCAAAACACGCGTAGTTTTCCTTGGCGCAAAGGGAGAGCAATGA
- a CDS encoding A24 family peptidase: MTWLLFYLIAVTLYDLRTRRIPNWCTYPLILAGMIAHFPGHMDLWLACFLLLSAWANGWMGAGDVKLWMAILWALPNSNFPSLILLVFLSFLITSTLQFFWRSCQRQSLTGTKSPAAWRTIPFLLMVWYVH, encoded by the coding sequence ATGACCTGGTTGCTTTTTTATTTAATTGCAGTCACCCTGTATGACCTGCGCACCCGGCGCATCCCGAACTGGTGTACGTACCCGCTGATCCTGGCGGGCATGATCGCTCACTTCCCCGGGCATATGGATTTGTGGCTGGCGTGTTTCCTTTTGCTTTCCGCCTGGGCAAACGGCTGGATGGGCGCCGGGGATGTCAAACTCTGGATGGCAATCCTTTGGGCGCTGCCAAATTCCAATTTCCCATCCCTGATCCTGCTTGTCTTCCTTTCCTTCCTGATCACCAGCACCCTCCAGTTCTTCTGGAGATCCTGTCAGAGGCAATCCCTGACCGGCACGAAATCCCCTGCGGCCTGGCGAACGATCCCCTTTCTCTTGATGGTCTGGTATGTACACTGA
- a CDS encoding DNA polymerase domain-containing protein: MDEVTGWLLDVYAEADGVSLWLLTDDDRRLHLRMDFDIAFYAAGDFGLLRQAWIFLKDKCVQLERAVRRDLFLGERDVLAVTTSNPAGMQKLFGELQRGFPALDYYDADLPITLRFMAQTNTHLLGRCRVKLDGQWIRSIEPLSSPWEIDPAPMPLRILTLTPDCNPAVRKPKQLHVKYGDREYSLSVDAPRPFLIGLKADLQRIDPDLILTNYGDTWLFPQLAAWCKQTGIGLNPNRDENRQVLTRKANSYFAYGQVTYRGAQAYLFGRWHIDRRNAMSFGEYGLEGAMEQARVTGIGVQEMARKSPGAGITAMQMLTALHNRIMVPVQKQQVEGRKTLAELIRTDHGGLIYQPLIGLHGNVAQIDFSSMYPAIMVKHNISPETVGRVAEGVSGPMGQDQVPQGLVPKTLRPLLEKRLMLKNILSDLDPRDCRVEILKARAAALKWLLVVCFGYLGYKNARFGKIESHEAVTAMSRELMLQAKEVAEDMGFTILHMYVDCLFIQQDGFARPSDFAPLMNAIEEKTGIPIALEGVFKWVAFLASKRDARVPVPNQYFGAFQDGTLKYRGVELRRRDTTTWVRKVQLAALKILSRANTPHEFSDRVPEVMILVERAKRELGTGRVPLEELVVRQRLSRALDGYRSPSPAARAALQLQAQGRQIAPGQSVEFLFIRNGVHAWEMDEQPHPKHLDTKRYCELLDRAMRTVLDPCRQLVIPERLL; the protein is encoded by the coding sequence ATGGATGAGGTGACCGGCTGGTTGCTGGATGTATATGCGGAGGCGGACGGGGTTTCGCTATGGCTGTTGACCGACGATGACAGGCGCTTGCATTTGCGCATGGATTTCGACATTGCCTTTTACGCGGCAGGCGATTTCGGCCTGCTGCGGCAGGCGTGGATATTTCTGAAGGATAAGTGTGTACAGCTGGAACGCGCCGTCCGCCGCGATCTCTTTCTCGGCGAACGCGATGTGCTGGCAGTCACCACATCCAATCCCGCGGGCATGCAAAAACTGTTTGGGGAACTGCAGCGGGGTTTCCCCGCCCTGGATTACTACGATGCAGATCTTCCCATCACCCTGCGCTTCATGGCGCAAACGAACACGCATCTGCTGGGACGCTGCCGCGTCAAACTGGATGGGCAGTGGATTCGGTCCATCGAGCCTTTGTCCTCGCCCTGGGAGATTGACCCGGCGCCCATGCCCTTGCGCATTCTGACCCTCACGCCGGACTGTAATCCCGCCGTCCGCAAACCCAAACAACTGCATGTGAAATACGGGGACAGGGAGTACAGTCTGTCCGTTGATGCGCCCCGACCATTCCTGATCGGATTGAAAGCCGATCTGCAACGCATCGACCCCGACCTGATCCTGACCAACTACGGCGATACCTGGTTGTTCCCGCAACTGGCAGCCTGGTGCAAGCAGACGGGCATTGGGTTGAATCCGAACCGGGATGAGAACAGACAGGTGTTGACTCGCAAAGCCAATAGTTACTTTGCCTATGGACAGGTGACCTATCGCGGCGCGCAGGCATATTTGTTCGGGCGCTGGCACATCGACCGTAGGAACGCCATGTCGTTCGGGGAATACGGATTAGAAGGCGCGATGGAGCAGGCACGTGTCACCGGCATCGGCGTGCAGGAGATGGCGCGAAAATCGCCCGGCGCAGGCATCACTGCCATGCAGATGCTCACCGCCCTGCACAACAGGATCATGGTTCCCGTACAAAAGCAACAGGTTGAAGGAAGGAAGACTCTGGCGGAATTGATCCGCACCGATCACGGCGGCTTGATCTATCAGCCCCTGATCGGACTGCATGGGAATGTGGCGCAGATCGATTTCTCCTCCATGTACCCTGCGATCATGGTCAAACACAACATCTCCCCGGAGACAGTGGGTCGAGTGGCTGAAGGCGTGTCGGGGCCCATGGGGCAGGATCAAGTGCCGCAGGGGTTGGTGCCCAAGACCCTGCGCCCGTTGCTGGAAAAACGATTGATGCTCAAGAACATCCTGTCCGACCTCGATCCGCGCGATTGCCGCGTCGAAATCCTCAAGGCGCGCGCGGCGGCGCTCAAGTGGTTGTTGGTGGTGTGCTTCGGGTATCTGGGGTACAAGAACGCCCGCTTTGGAAAGATCGAGTCTCATGAAGCCGTGACCGCCATGAGCCGCGAGTTGATGCTGCAAGCCAAGGAAGTGGCAGAAGATATGGGGTTCACGATTTTACATATGTACGTGGATTGTTTATTTATCCAGCAGGATGGATTTGCCAGACCATCCGACTTTGCGCCGCTGATGAACGCCATTGAAGAGAAAACCGGCATCCCGATTGCATTGGAAGGGGTCTTCAAATGGGTGGCGTTTCTGGCGTCCAAACGGGACGCGCGCGTGCCCGTGCCCAACCAATACTTTGGCGCCTTTCAAGATGGTACGCTCAAGTATCGCGGGGTCGAGTTGCGCCGCAGGGATACGACCACATGGGTGAGGAAGGTTCAACTGGCGGCGCTGAAAATTTTGTCGCGCGCGAACACTCCGCATGAATTTTCCGACCGCGTTCCAGAGGTCATGATTTTGGTGGAACGCGCGAAGAGGGAACTCGGGACCGGGCGCGTTCCATTGGAGGAGCTGGTCGTCCGGCAGAGGTTGAGCCGCGCCTTGGACGGATACAGATCCCCATCGCCCGCCGCGCGTGCAGCGCTGCAACTACAGGCGCAGGGCAGGCAGATCGCTCCAGGGCAGTCGGTGGAATTCCTTTTCATTCGAAACGGGGTACATGCCTGGGAAATGGATGAACAGCCGCATCCGAAGCATCTGGATACAAAGCGATATTGCGAACTATTGGACCGGGCGATGCGGACGGTGCTCGATCCATGCAGGCAGTTAGTCATTCCAGAGAGATTGTTGTAA
- a CDS encoding Crp/Fnr family transcriptional regulator has protein sequence MQTDILLRRLQDFEFLHGLDYETIYALAASALWKVFPPNAVVFWEGDTESNLYYLQYGSLKALRTAPDGREQVLRFLNAGEIFNEIGVLAKRPNPVTAVALEESGIWLIPRHALEEVVMKYPQTALQIIGNMADKIIDLVALASDLSLKTVEARFAKLLLDSADGDMIERRRWTNQTELAAHLGTVPDVLSRVIRELTKAGLIEMDKQQIRILNHAELMKRAIS, from the coding sequence ATGCAAACCGATATTCTTCTCAGGCGCCTGCAAGATTTTGAATTCCTGCACGGACTGGATTATGAAACCATTTATGCACTTGCCGCCAGCGCCTTATGGAAGGTATTTCCACCTAACGCGGTTGTCTTTTGGGAGGGCGACACCGAGTCCAATTTGTATTATTTGCAGTACGGTTCGTTAAAAGCCTTGCGGACCGCGCCCGATGGACGGGAACAAGTTTTGCGTTTTTTAAATGCAGGTGAAATCTTCAATGAGATCGGCGTGCTGGCAAAACGCCCCAACCCTGTAACGGCGGTGGCTTTGGAAGAGTCGGGCATCTGGCTCATTCCGCGCCATGCATTGGAGGAGGTGGTGATGAAATATCCGCAGACAGCACTGCAGATCATCGGTAATATGGCGGACAAGATCATCGATCTGGTTGCGCTTGCATCCGATCTTTCACTCAAGACGGTTGAGGCACGTTTTGCAAAACTGTTATTGGATTCCGCTGATGGAGACATGATCGAGCGCCGACGTTGGACGAATCAAACCGAACTCGCAGCACATTTGGGGACTGTGCCTGATGTATTGAGCCGTGTCATCCGCGAGTTGACGAAGGCAGGGTTAATCGAAATGGACAAACAGCAAATCCGCATCCTAAACCACGCGGAGCTTATGAAACGAGCGATATCCTAA
- a CDS encoding HD domain-containing phosphohydrolase: MSEMDHHQNESLIEGSTKELAMLLKLSQYLNSTLEVPRVLQISIESITSLLGLDTGAIYTTKENHVYLGAAIPLLPADYPAEFRKAELRNHPHLEKSILGRKPVYVENAQVIPMSEEEQVIISTRHLVSLLYIPLFLKDTSIGCLIVGTTDEVRFFSEREIDLCTILAHQISLALHNASLYEQAQTALADLSRAYNATLEGWSHLLDIRDHITDEHTGRVTETTLTLAARFGFCDADLENIRRGALLHDIGKIGIPDHILQKPGPLTEDEFLIMQRHPELAFALMSRIDYLLPAINIPYCHHEKWDGTGYPRKLKGEEIPLEARIFAVVDVFDALTHERPYRCAWAEADALRYIQEQAGRQFAPKVVEVFLEMLQDEGRLEKTDLLYVKSQTIFNK, translated from the coding sequence ATGAGCGAGATGGACCACCATCAAAACGAAAGCCTGATCGAAGGCTCGACAAAGGAACTTGCAATGCTGTTGAAGCTAAGCCAGTACCTGAATTCAACACTGGAAGTTCCGCGCGTGCTTCAGATTTCGATTGAAAGCATCACAAGCCTGCTTGGATTGGATACGGGGGCGATCTACACCACCAAGGAAAACCACGTTTATCTCGGCGCAGCCATCCCGCTTCTGCCAGCCGACTATCCTGCGGAATTTCGCAAAGCGGAACTTCGGAATCACCCCCATTTGGAAAAGTCCATCCTCGGGCGTAAACCCGTGTATGTGGAAAATGCGCAGGTCATTCCGATGTCCGAAGAGGAGCAGGTCATCATCTCCACGCGCCACCTGGTGTCCTTGTTGTACATTCCGCTCTTTTTGAAGGATACCTCGATCGGATGCCTGATCGTGGGCACCACGGATGAGGTTCGATTTTTTTCGGAGCGGGAGATCGACCTATGCACCATTCTAGCCCATCAAATTTCGCTGGCGCTCCATAACGCGAGCCTGTATGAGCAGGCACAGACTGCCCTGGCAGACCTCTCGCGCGCCTACAACGCGACCCTGGAGGGCTGGTCGCATTTGCTGGATATTCGCGATCACATCACGGACGAACACACAGGCCGCGTGACCGAAACCACCTTGACATTGGCGGCCCGATTTGGTTTCTGTGACGCTGACCTGGAAAACATCCGCCGAGGCGCGCTTTTACATGACATTGGAAAAATAGGCATTCCCGATCACATCCTGCAAAAGCCCGGACCCCTGACCGAGGATGAATTCCTGATCATGCAGAGACACCCGGAACTGGCGTTTGCATTGATGTCGAGAATTGATTACCTGCTGCCAGCGATCAATATCCCCTATTGCCACCATGAGAAATGGGATGGGACGGGGTACCCGCGTAAATTGAAAGGCGAGGAGATCCCATTGGAAGCGCGAATCTTTGCGGTGGTGGATGTATTCGATGCGCTGACGCATGAGCGCCCGTATCGCTGCGCGTGGGCGGAGGCGGATGCGCTGCGCTATATTCAGGAGCAGGCGGGCAGGCAGTTTGCGCCCAAGGTGGTGGAGGTTTTTCTGGAGATGTTACAAGACGAGGGAAGATTGGAAAAAACTGACCTTCTTTATGTTAAGTCACAGACAATTTTTAATAAATAA
- a CDS encoding Crp/Fnr family transcriptional regulator: MTPRRKTPLRIEVTETHQCSVDLRLQILHGLPFFADLPHADVKHVNHLFHEYGYAPNETICFAGDPAERLFVVADGRVKLMRHSLSGKNVLLDMLTPGEFFGSLSALGEDVYPDTAEAQTQSCVLSISAADFRHVLEKHPKVALKVLETTALRLRDAQERVRQLSALTVEGRVANVLLVLGKKFGRRSDVGLLIEAPMTRDDLAAMTGTTTESASRVMSQFQKDGLIQTGRKWVSILDQKALEQAANAEAG, from the coding sequence ATGACTCCTCGCAGAAAGACTCCCCTCCGTATCGAAGTGACCGAGACACATCAGTGCTCGGTGGATTTGCGTTTACAAATCCTGCACGGTTTGCCCTTCTTTGCCGATCTCCCTCATGCGGATGTTAAGCATGTGAACCACTTATTCCACGAATATGGATATGCCCCCAACGAAACCATTTGCTTCGCGGGAGATCCCGCCGAGCGCCTCTTCGTGGTGGCAGACGGACGTGTCAAACTGATGCGTCATTCGCTCTCGGGCAAAAACGTCCTGCTGGATATGTTGACTCCCGGCGAATTTTTCGGTTCGCTCTCCGCCCTGGGCGAGGATGTGTACCCGGATACCGCCGAAGCCCAGACCCAATCCTGTGTGCTTTCGATCAGCGCCGCCGATTTTCGACACGTGCTGGAAAAACATCCCAAGGTCGCCCTGAAAGTTTTGGAGACCACTGCTTTGCGATTGCGCGATGCGCAGGAACGCGTCCGACAATTGAGCGCGCTGACGGTCGAGGGACGAGTCGCAAATGTACTGCTTGTCCTGGGAAAAAAGTTTGGCAGGCGAAGCGACGTAGGCTTGTTGATCGAGGCGCCGATGACGCGCGACGATTTGGCGGCAATGACTGGCACAACCACTGAGTCCGCCAGCCGTGTGATGAGTCAGTTCCAGAAAGACGGCTTGATCCAGACTGGTAGAAAGTGGGTGTCCATTCTTGATCAAAAGGCATTGGAACAAGCCGCCAACGCCGAAGCAGGCTGA